A stretch of DNA from Henriciella sp. AS95:
GGTCGCTGTCAAAGAACTTTCGGCCCAGCGCATCGGCCAGCCGCTTGCCGACTGTCGATTTTCCAGCGCCCATCAGGCCAACGAGGGCGATTGTGCGGTCGGACAGCGCCGCCTCAATTCTGCCTGCGTCTGCTGTGTAGTTGCTCTTTGCGGTCATGGGCTTTTCGGTTTCGCTATGACTGTCCTATACAGTCTCGGTGGATACGAGCAATGATTCCGGTGGAACTCGGCCGGGGAAAGAGGTTCCGTTTTGCGCAAGTGGCTAATCCTGTTTGTTGTCCTGATTTTGGGCGTCCTTGCAGCCTTGTGGTGGCTGGGCACCGAAGTCGAGGCGTCGAAGCCTGACCAGGGCGAAGTTCGCATGGAGATCGACAATGTTTTCTAAAGGACGGTGCGCGGGTTATGCCGCTGCGCTGGTCCTTGCTGTGCTCCCCGCAAATGCGCAGATCGAATCAGCGGGGCTCGATGACGTCGACAGCTGGGGCGTCAGCCTGCTCGAGCGCGGCGAACAAAGCCTTGGTGACCAGGTCTGGTCAGGCTCGGATGGCGACTACCTGCTGGAGCTTCTGAATGCGATCGACGTCGACCAGCTGACAGTTCCCGAGCGGGATGTTCTCAGCCGGGCTTTACGAAGCCCTGCCAATGGTCTGCGCGGAGATGATGCCGCTGCGGTTCTGGCCAAGCGCCTGGACCTGCTGGTGGCGCTCGGTGAGGACGGCGCGGCCAGCAAGCTTGCGCGGCAGTTCGATGAGCCCCCGGAGGGGTTTGATGGTGATGCTATCCTGTCCGACCGGCGTCTTGCCAATGGCGACCTCGACGTTGTCTGCCGCCAGATGGACCCGGCTGCGGAAGGGGCGTTCTGGGCGCAGCTCCGCGCGATCTGCACACTGAGCGATGAAGATTATGCGGCCGCAGAGCTATCCATCGAAATCGCTGCCCAGCAGGAAGGGGTTGAGCCCTGGTTCTCTGAGACAGCGATTGCCGTGCTCGCCGAGTCTGAAGATTTGCCTGATGCCCGTTACGGGTCAGGGCTTGAGATTGCGCTCTCGCAGCTTGCCGGGCTGCCCATCACCGAAGACACGATTGACAGCATGACGCCGGAGATCGCCGCCGAGATCGCTGGCGATGAGGATATAGACCTGACCCTGCGCCTGATGGCGGCAAGCAAAGCGGCGGCTGCCGGCGCCCTGAACCCCAAAGCACATCGCAGGCTGTATGCTGACCTGATCGAAACAGAGGGATTTGAGCCTGAAACCGCGATCGAGGCTGCCTTTGTTGTCCTCGCGCGCGAACCGGAAGCCGTGCCTGAGCCTGAGGTCGTCGCCCTGGCGCAATCGACGGGTGGTCCACGTGACCTGCGCGCCATGAACGAGGACTGGATCGAGCCCGTTCAGCCTGAAGACGTATCGCCAGACGCGCTGGAGGCCGAAACGGTTGATGAGATTTCATTGGCCGAGGAGCAGGCGCTTGCCGTGTCCGAAGCGTTGCGCCAGGCGGGCGGCCGTCAGGATGAGCTGCTTGCCGTTGCGCGCCTGTTGCAGGCTGACCTTGGCCAGCTCGCCATTAATGAGGATACGCGCTTTGCTGCGATTCCGTTTGCCGCCGCGTTGTTGTCGGTGGGCGATCAGGCAGGGGCTGTGCGCTGGCTCGACGGGCTTGATGAAGACGAGATCTCCAATGTCGATGCGTTCGATGCGGCGCTCTTGCGCGGCTATGCCGACATTGGCGGCGCCGAGCGGTCGGCAGAAGCGGCGCGGGCTGTCGCTGACACGCTGTTGGAGACGGGTATCGAACCGGGCCAGCAGGAACAGGCCCTGCGGCTGATGTCGCTCTGGTCTGGGTTCGACATGCCGATGCCGGTCCGCGCGCGTATGGTGCTGGCCGACGCCGATCTGCAGTCGCGGCGTATTGCGTCCGGCAAGATGGTCGCAATCGAGGCGGCTGCGCGCAATGATGCTCCGGGGGAAGCCTTGTTCTCCCTTCTGGGTGAAACGCGCGGCCAGCCACAACAGCTTTCAGGCGCTGATCTTCAGGACACGATTGAGGTGCTTCGCTTGATCGATGCTGAGGACGAGGCGCAACAGCTTGCGCTGGAAGCCGGCGAAATCTGGAAACTGGTGCGGCGCTAGATCGTCTCGTCCAGGAATGATGCACAGGCGTTGACCGCTGCGGGCCGTGAACGAGCCTTGCCGGTTTGGTCGGGCTTTTCGTCGTCTATGTATGGTGCCAGCTTATCAGACTGCGCCAGTGCGCCGGCCAGCACATAGGCCATGCCGCATGCGCCGAGCCTCGAAAGGTGGGTATTGTCCTCGATGCCGCTGGGGTATTGCCGGTTCCTGTCCTGCGGCGTGAGCCAGAGAAAATCCTTCTTTGTCTCCTCCGCGCCGATTGTCTCTAAATAGGCGAGGCCGAGTTCCGACAGGTTGACGAATGGCACGTCCATTTGCGCGGCGACGGTGCGGTAGGCCTCCAGATATAGCCCATGGGTTTCGACCATGGCGTTGCCCTCCCACAGACGGCGCGGGACAGGCGAGACGATCACGGCCGTGGCCTCGTGGTCCCGCACATCCTGCACATACTGGCGAAGAAGGTCCGGAAAGTCTGTTCTCGGATCAGCATAGCGTGAGGGCGTGTCGTCGCGCGCATCATTGTGCCCCATGCTGATGAGCACGATGTCTGTCGGCTGGAGGCCTTCCAGAATGTCGTCCCAGCGGCCTTCGGCGATGAATGTGCGCAGGCTTCGGCCACTAACGGCGCGGTTCTCGAATTGCGCGGCATCTGTGAGGAAGTAGCGCAAGGCCTGTCCCCACCCGGCTTGAGGGGCCGCGATGGCGGTGTAATCAGACGCCGTCGAGTCGCCGACAAGGATCAGACGCGGCTTGTCAGCATCCGAGCCGGAGCCGGGCGAGCAGGCTGAAATCGCTAGCGCCGCACCGAATGCAATCGCCTTCAGCCTGTCTCTGATCTGCATGACATCTCCCCTCGCATCCTCCAACCGTATCTGCGGCAGGCGTTTTAGACACACATGATGTACATGTTCGGCGAAGGGTTCGGAAAGCCCTGTGCACTGCTGGTCTATTCTCTGCCGAGCGGCGAAGGCTTCAGCCGGCAACGTCCATTCGCATGAGCGGGCCGGCGCAGTCGACCAGCCAGGCGCCTTTTCGGGCCTCAATGACGGTGCCGCCTTCGATGCGCTCCGGGATCGCATAGGCGTCAGGCACGTGCAGTGTCAGCCCCTCGATGGGTGATGCGCAGCGCAGCTCGATGGATTTACCAGTGTCTGACGATATGACATCAACGCCGACGGCGTCCCGTGCGGCCCACCAGTCTCCGAAGTCCGAGACCGTGCCCATCCATGCGAAGGGCTTCACATGGGCGATGAAGCCTTCCGCGAAGTCGAATTTGTGGTCGAGTATGTCCGGATGGCTAAGGACGACCATCGTCGCCCCATAAGCGGCCAGCCGGTCAGCGATTGCGATGGCATCATCGAGACGTTCGCCCATCAGGGGCGGCATCTCGTCCTCGATCGTGATCGGAAATTCGAAGACGTCGACATTGGTTTCAAAGCCGCGTCCAGCCATGAGCCTGAACGGGAAATGCGTCAGTGACTTGTTGGCCGTGACGGACGAACTGTAGGAATAGCCTGACCAGGAAAGCGCTTCAGGCAGCTGCGGCGGGATCCTCAGATAGCCGGGCCGGAAGGATTTTACCGGCTTGCCTGTTAGCGATTCGAGGATGAATTTGCTGACGCGCAGCTCGCCCAGAATGCTGGCATCGCTGGTATCGTTGGAATTGCGGACGAAGGGGCGGTAGGCCGGTATGGCTTCCTTGCCGGAGCCGAGACCAAATGTGTTGAACTGCAGAGAATGGGACACGCTGTGGCTGGCGATCTCAACGCCCAGCGCGTCGAGCTTTCTGACCTGCTCTGTGCCGTCTTCGTCCAGGAAGGTCTCGTCATTGAAATCCTTCATGTATTTGGTCTGGATGAAATAGGTCGAGCGGATGTCGTTCTGCTTTTCCATCTCGGCATATTTGATCGCGTTACGGACGGACTTCCGGTAGTCGACATCGTGCGTCATCATCACCGACAATGTCTTGCCATCTGGCACGGTGCCGAGCGTGATGGCATCGGCTTCGCCCTCGCGATAGATGGCCGCCACAAGACGCAGTAGCGTATCGAGCGTCGGCTGGTACTGGTTGGCATAGGCCTCGGAAATATCGTCTTCCTTGAAATTGTAGCCCTTCAGCAAGAGCTGGCCGAGGTCGATACCGAGGGCATAGGCTGTCCCGTTCTCATAGTCGCGGCGGACGATTGCGGCTGAGCCATCCTCGTAAACGGCCACCGGCGGCTGGAGCGGTGAGAGATAGGCATTTGTGCCGGGATTGGTCGCAAGCTTGGTCGCACTGCCAATCTTGATCCTCGACTGGCCCAGGGCTTCGAAATCGGCGGTGATGTCGTATGCGCCATCAAAGACGAGGTGGGTGTGGGCGCGCGATTCGGTCACGCTGTCGAAGCCGAAGACTGGCGCGAGGCCGCCGCCGAGCACATTGGTCGCGATCAGGGTGCCGCCATTCTGCGGAAACCTTGCCAGCGCGCGCAGTGTGTCAGTGTCCACTTCGCGGCCGGAAATGACGGGATAGACGAGGACGACATCATGGCTGAGGGCGCGTTGAACGTCCGTCGTCATGATGAAAGGCACGCCGATTGTCTTCAGGCCATGGGCGAGACCGAGCCAGTTTGATGAGTCACTTGTAACGAGGACGGCGAGCCGGTTTTCATCACCAGTGCCATAGTCAGAAAGCTGCGCGATTGGCAGCTCTTCGATCAGGCTCGGTTGTTCCGGGCCTTCGAGCGGTTCCCACAAACTCATCCGATCAGGCTGGAACAGGAAAGCCAGCGCAAGGACCACGCCCATAAGGACGAGGAGTATCAGACCGGCATAGAAAAGGCGCATTGCCCATCTCTAGCGGGCAAGCTTTAACAGCCGATCAATCGCGGGTCAGGCTGTTCTGGCCGCTATGGAGAGTGCCAGGCAAAGAGGCCTAGTCATTATCCATGCGCAGGGCTGCGACGAAGGCTTCCTGCGGGATTTCGACCTTGCCGAACTGGCGCATGCGCTGTTTGCCGGCTTTCTGCTTGTCGAGCAGTTTGCGTTTGCGGGTCGCGTCGCCGCCATAGCATTTCGCGGTCACGTCCTTGCGCAGCGCCGAAATGGTCTCGCGCGCGATAACGCGGCCACCAATGGCAGCCTGGACCGGGATCTTGAACATCTGGCGGGGGATGAGGTCTTTCAGGCGCTCGCACATCTGACGGCCCCGGCCTTCGGCGCGGTCGCGGTGAACCAGCATGGACAGCGCATCGATCGGCTCGTCATTGACGAGGATCGACATCTTCACAAGGTTCTCGGGGCGGTGGCCGATGATCTCGTAATCGAAGCTCGCATAGCCCTTGGAGATGGATTTCAGACGGTCATAGAAATCGAACACGACTTCATTCAGCGGCAGCTCATATTTCACCATGGCGCGGCCGCCGACATAGGACAATTCTTTCTGGATACCGCGGCGATCCTGGCAAAGTTGCAAAATGGAACCCAGATATTCATCCGGCGTGTAAATCGTCGAGGAAATCCACGGTTCGCGGATTTCGGCGATGCGGACGACGTCTGGCATGTCTGCCGGATTATGAAGTTCTATTTCGGTACCGTCTGTCATTGACATCTCGTAGACAACCGATGGCGCAGTCGCGATGAGATCAAGGTCGAACTCGCGTGACAGTCTTTCCTGAATGATTTCAAGGTGAAGCAGGCCAAGGAAACCACAGCGGAAGCCCATGCCGAGCGCGGCGGAGGTTTCCATCTCCCAGGTAAAACTCGCATCGTTGAGGCGCAGCTTACTCATTGCCGCTCGCAGATCGTCGAAATCGCCGGCGTCGACGGGGAAAAGCCCGCAGAACACCATCGGAACGACTTCCTTATAGCCGGCCAGCGGCGTGGTGGCCTGATTGCGCTCATCTGTGATCGTGTCGCCAACGGCCGTATCGGCGACTTCCTTGATCGAGGCGACGAAAAAGCCGACTTCGCCCGGACCGAGTTCGTCGACATCTGTCGGCTTCGGCCCAAAAATGCCGACCTTGTCGATCTCATAGGTCGACTTGGCGCGCATCATGCGGATTTTTTGCTTCTTCGTCATCACGCCGTCGACGATGCGGACGATGACAACCACGCCGAGATAGGGGTCGTAATAGGCGTCGATCAGCGACGCCTTGAGGGGCGCGTCGCGGTCGCCCTGATGCGGCGGCGGCAGGCGGGTCACAATGGCTTCGAGCACATCCTCGATGCCGATATTATTCTTCGCAGACGTCATGATCGCGTCGGAGGCATCGAGGCCGATAATGTCCTCGATCTGCTCTTTCACGCGGTCGGGTTCGGCGGCTGGCAGGTCGATCTTGTTGAGGACGGGCACGATCTCATGGTCCTGCTCAATCGCCTGGTAGACGTTTGCGAGGGTCTGGGCCTCGACGCCTTGCGAGGCATCGACCACCAGCAACGAGCCTTCGCAGGCCGCGAGACAACGGCTGACCTCGTAGGAAAAGTCGACGTGTCCCGGCGTGTCCATCAGGTTCAGGACATAGGTCTCGCCATCCTTGGCGGTATAGTTGAGGCGCACAGTCTGGGCCTTGATCGTGATGCCGCGTTCCTGCTCGATATCCATGGAATCGAGCACCTGTTCGCGCATTTCGCGATCGGTGAGGCCGCCCGTGACCTGGATCAGCCGGTCAGCGAGGGTGGACTTGCCGTGGTCGATATGCGCCACGATGGAAAAATTGCGGATCTTATCGCGAGGTGTCATGTCTGCGGCATATAGCGGGGCTTGGCCGCTGCGACTAGCGGGGACTTGCTGTCAATGCGGGTGAGCCACAGGGTTTCTGTAAACACTCGCGCAGTATAAAAGGCTCAAATGCCAGATACGCAGACCCTCATAGACAAGACTGTCGAGACCCAGCCCGGCATCACGCCGGAAGGATGGCTGACCGATAGCTGGTATCTGGGCTGTACGTCGAAAGAGCTGAAACCCGGCGGGCTGAAGCATGTCATCATGCTGGACCAGCCGATTGTGATTGGGCGCACAGAGCAGGGGGAGGCGTTCGCGCTGCGCGATGTCTGCCCGCACCGCCTTGTGCCGCTTTCGGCGGGCAAGATGATCGACACGGCGGGCGAGCCCACGGTCGAGTGTCCGTATCATGGCTGGCGCTTCGGGACCGATGGTGTCTGCCGCCATATGCCCTCCGTGCTGGAAGAGCAGCCCTATGAGGCGAGCCGGTTCAAGGTTCGCAACTATCCGGTGCACGAAAAGAACGGGATGATTTTCGTCTTCATTGCGCATGATCCGAAGTTCGAGGGCGAACCGGACGTGCCGCCGCCGGATTTTGGCGCGCTGCCGGACACGCCGAAATTCGTGATCCAGGAAGCGTTTAACGCGCATATGGATGACGCCGTCGTCGGTCTGATGGATCCGGCGCATGTCGCTTTCGTCCATTCGCAATGGTGGTGGCGCCCACCGAGTGTTGGCCTGAAACTGAAAGAGAAGCCCTTTGTGCCGCGCGACCGGGGCTGGGCAATTGATCGCCACCAGCCATCCTCAAATTCGCTGGCCTATAAGGCCATCTTCGGCGGCAAGGTGACGACGGAGATCATTTTCCAGCTGCCGGGCTATCGCTGGGAGATCGTCGAGAATGAGAAGGCGCGGCTGCTGACGCTGACCTGCCTCACGCCGGTCTACAAGAAGAAGACGGTGATCACGCAGGTGACCTGGTTTACCGGGGCGCCGCTGCTCAATCTGGCCATCCCGATCTTCAAGCCTGCGGCCCGGAAATTCCTTCGCCAGGACGGCGACATTGTCGACCTTCAGAATGAAGGCATGAAGTATCAGAAGGCGATGATCTGGATCGACGATATCGACGTTCAGGCCAAATGGTACCGCACGCTGAAAAAGGAATGGGCAGGCTCCAGAACCGAAGACCGCCCGTTCGAAAATCCGATCAAGCCGGTGACACTGCGCTGGCGGAGCTAGAGCCTAGCTCAGGTACAGCAGCGGCGTGAAACTGCCGAAAATCATGCGTCCGGCATCGAAAGGCATATCGCCGCCCATCCGCTCATCCTGCATGATCTTTTCCCATCCCTTGCCGCTAGCCGCCTTTGACGGCCATTCCACCCAACCGAAGACGACTGTTTCGTTGTCCTCAAGGGCCACAGCGCGCTGAAAGTCGGTCACCTGTCCTTCGGGCACGTGGTGAGCCCAGCCATCGACCGCGCGGCCGGCGCCATGTTCACAGAACAGCGCTCCCATCTGTTTGGCGGAGGCGGCGTAATCGTCCTTTCGGGCCGTGGGGACGGGAATGACGGTGCCGCTGATATAGCCCATGCCGTCGGCAGAGCCGGTATCGGCGATCACCTCGAAGCCGCCGAAAATCATGCGCTTGCCGTCAAACGGCATCTCGCCGCCAAACTGCTCCATGCGCGGGTCTTCCATCATTTTCTTGCTGGCGGATTCTGCGACGTCCGCTGATGGAAACTCAAACCAGGAAAAGACGATCTTCTCGCCAGGTTCGGCTTTTACGGCGCGGCGGAGATCGGTGACTTTGCCATCCCGCACGTCGTCTTCCCAGCTTTCGACCATGCGGGTGACGCCGAATTCCTTGAAGAGCGGGAAAGCATCGGACGCGTGCTTTTTGTATCGTTCCTTGTTCGCTTCGGGGACGGCGACAACAAAGCCCTGGATGTAAGTCATGGGCGCCTTCTTTCCTTGACTAAAAATGTTGATATCAACATAAATAAGAGAGTCAATGACGAATCAAATTCCATACGAGACAACGCTTCAGGTGAAGGATCACTGCCTGTGCCTTGCCGCGCAGCGGGCAGCCCGCGCTTTAGCGCGCCGATTTGATGAAGCGTTTCGTCCGCTCGGCATCACTAGTGGGCAGTATTCATTGCTGATGGCGCTGAACCGCCCGGAGCCGCCGCCGCTCGGACCGGTAGCCGAACTTCTGGCCATGGATCGCACCACGCTGACCGCAAATCTGAAGCCGCTCGAGCGGCGGGGCCTTGTCAAAATTATCCAGAACCCGGCCGATAAACGAAGCCGGTTGTTGAAGCTGATGGATGCTGGCCATGAGCTTCTCCAGCAAGCCGTGCCCATCTGGAAAAGTGAGCACGCGGCCATCGACGCAGAAATCGAGGCGCTCCAGCCAGATGTGTTGCGCAAAGGTCTCAGCGCGCTGGCATAGCAGTGGCATATACAGGTTTCGCGGCGTGCGATGCTTGCAAATCCCGGCTGTGCGCCGATTTGAATGGTCTCTACCACATTTAAATCGACAAAGGGCGCACCCCTCCGGATGAGCCATAATCTGCTTGAGCAATTCATACTTCTCTGGGTCGTCATCGACCCCATCGGCACAATTCCGGTGTTTATTGCCGTGACGGCTTCGGTCGCTGCCGAGAAGCGATGGAAAATTGCGATACAGGCCGTGTTTGCAGCGACGATGGTGCTGCTATTGTTTCTGATCGGGGGTCAATTCCTGATCAATGCGCTCGGGATCAGCCTGCCAGCGTTTCAGATCGCTGGCGGTATCGTGCTTTTATTGTTCGCGCTGACGATGATCTTCGGTGATTCCAAGCCGGAGTCCGAGGCGGAAGGCTATACCCGCACAAAGGCAGAAGGCTCGGTCGCGATCTTTCCTCTGGCCATGCCATCGCTTGCATCGCCCGGCGCCATTCTCGCTATCGTCGTGCTGACGGACAATAATCGGTTCAGCATTGAGCAGCAGGCTGTGACGGCCGGGATCATGCTGCTGGTGATGTTGGCGGCATTGATCCTGATGCTGTCGGCAACGCCGATCCTCAAGGTCATTCGGATGACAGGCGCCGCATTGGTCAGCCGGATCATGGGCATGATCCTCGCCGCCGTTGCGGTGAATACGGTTATTCTGGCAGTGATCGAACTGATCAGGACAGTCGAAATATAGCCTAGCGCGTCGGGACGGGCGCGTCGCCGCGATAGTCGTAGAAGCCGCGCTTGGCCTTACGGCCAACCCAGCCGGCCTCAACATACTTCACCAGAAGCGGGCAAGGGCGGTATTTGGTATCGGCGAGCCCGTCATGCAGGACCTGCATGATGGAGAGGCAGGTATCGAGACCGATGAAGTCGGCCAGCTCCAGCGGCCCCATCGGATGGTTCGCGCCGAGCTTCATCGCGGTGTCGATGCTTTCGACCGTGCCGACGCCTTCGTAGAGGGCGTAGACGGCTTCATTGATCATCGGCACCAGAACGCGGTTCACGATGA
This window harbors:
- the lepA gene encoding translation elongation factor 4, with amino-acid sequence MTPRDKIRNFSIVAHIDHGKSTLADRLIQVTGGLTDREMREQVLDSMDIEQERGITIKAQTVRLNYTAKDGETYVLNLMDTPGHVDFSYEVSRCLAACEGSLLVVDASQGVEAQTLANVYQAIEQDHEIVPVLNKIDLPAAEPDRVKEQIEDIIGLDASDAIMTSAKNNIGIEDVLEAIVTRLPPPHQGDRDAPLKASLIDAYYDPYLGVVVIVRIVDGVMTKKQKIRMMRAKSTYEIDKVGIFGPKPTDVDELGPGEVGFFVASIKEVADTAVGDTITDERNQATTPLAGYKEVVPMVFCGLFPVDAGDFDDLRAAMSKLRLNDASFTWEMETSAALGMGFRCGFLGLLHLEIIQERLSREFDLDLIATAPSVVYEMSMTDGTEIELHNPADMPDVVRIAEIREPWISSTIYTPDEYLGSILQLCQDRRGIQKELSYVGGRAMVKYELPLNEVVFDFYDRLKSISKGYASFDYEIIGHRPENLVKMSILVNDEPIDALSMLVHRDRAEGRGRQMCERLKDLIPRQMFKIPVQAAIGGRVIARETISALRKDVTAKCYGGDATRKRKLLDKQKAGKQRMRQFGKVEIPQEAFVAALRMDND
- a CDS encoding DUF1428 domain-containing protein, with the translated sequence MTYIQGFVVAVPEANKERYKKHASDAFPLFKEFGVTRMVESWEDDVRDGKVTDLRRAVKAEPGEKIVFSWFEFPSADVAESASKKMMEDPRMEQFGGEMPFDGKRMIFGGFEVIADTGSADGMGYISGTVIPVPTARKDDYAASAKQMGALFCEHGAGRAVDGWAHHVPEGQVTDFQRAVALEDNETVVFGWVEWPSKAASGKGWEKIMQDERMGGDMPFDAGRMIFGSFTPLLYLS
- a CDS encoding MarR family transcriptional regulator, giving the protein MTNQIPYETTLQVKDHCLCLAAQRAARALARRFDEAFRPLGITSGQYSLLMALNRPEPPPLGPVAELLAMDRTTLTANLKPLERRGLVKIIQNPADKRSRLLKLMDAGHELLQQAVPIWKSEHAAIDAEIEALQPDVLRKGLSALA
- a CDS encoding rhamnogalacturonan acetylesterase, with product MQIRDRLKAIAFGAALAISACSPGSGSDADKPRLILVGDSTASDYTAIAAPQAGWGQALRYFLTDAAQFENRAVSGRSLRTFIAEGRWDDILEGLQPTDIVLISMGHNDARDDTPSRYADPRTDFPDLLRQYVQDVRDHEATAVIVSPVPRRLWEGNAMVETHGLYLEAYRTVAAQMDVPFVNLSELGLAYLETIGAEETKKDFLWLTPQDRNRQYPSGIEDNTHLSRLGACGMAYVLAGALAQSDKLAPYIDDEKPDQTGKARSRPAAVNACASFLDETI
- a CDS encoding aromatic ring-hydroxylating dioxygenase subunit alpha, whose protein sequence is MPDTQTLIDKTVETQPGITPEGWLTDSWYLGCTSKELKPGGLKHVIMLDQPIVIGRTEQGEAFALRDVCPHRLVPLSAGKMIDTAGEPTVECPYHGWRFGTDGVCRHMPSVLEEQPYEASRFKVRNYPVHEKNGMIFVFIAHDPKFEGEPDVPPPDFGALPDTPKFVIQEAFNAHMDDAVVGLMDPAHVAFVHSQWWWRPPSVGLKLKEKPFVPRDRGWAIDRHQPSSNSLAYKAIFGGKVTTEIIFQLPGYRWEIVENEKARLLTLTCLTPVYKKKTVITQVTWFTGAPLLNLAIPIFKPAARKFLRQDGDIVDLQNEGMKYQKAMIWIDDIDVQAKWYRTLKKEWAGSRTEDRPFENPIKPVTLRWRS
- a CDS encoding MarC family protein, giving the protein MSHNLLEQFILLWVVIDPIGTIPVFIAVTASVAAEKRWKIAIQAVFAATMVLLLFLIGGQFLINALGISLPAFQIAGGIVLLLFALTMIFGDSKPESEAEGYTRTKAEGSVAIFPLAMPSLASPGAILAIVVLTDNNRFSIEQQAVTAGIMLLVMLAALILMLSATPILKVIRMTGAALVSRIMGMILAAVAVNTVILAVIELIRTVEI
- a CDS encoding polysaccharide deacetylase family protein, yielding MRLFYAGLILLVLMGVVLALAFLFQPDRMSLWEPLEGPEQPSLIEELPIAQLSDYGTGDENRLAVLVTSDSSNWLGLAHGLKTIGVPFIMTTDVQRALSHDVVLVYPVISGREVDTDTLRALARFPQNGGTLIATNVLGGGLAPVFGFDSVTESRAHTHLVFDGAYDITADFEALGQSRIKIGSATKLATNPGTNAYLSPLQPPVAVYEDGSAAIVRRDYENGTAYALGIDLGQLLLKGYNFKEDDISEAYANQYQPTLDTLLRLVAAIYREGEADAITLGTVPDGKTLSVMMTHDVDYRKSVRNAIKYAEMEKQNDIRSTYFIQTKYMKDFNDETFLDEDGTEQVRKLDALGVEIASHSVSHSLQFNTFGLGSGKEAIPAYRPFVRNSNDTSDASILGELRVSKFILESLTGKPVKSFRPGYLRIPPQLPEALSWSGYSYSSSVTANKSLTHFPFRLMAGRGFETNVDVFEFPITIEDEMPPLMGERLDDAIAIADRLAAYGATMVVLSHPDILDHKFDFAEGFIAHVKPFAWMGTVSDFGDWWAARDAVGVDVISSDTGKSIELRCASPIEGLTLHVPDAYAIPERIEGGTVIEARKGAWLVDCAGPLMRMDVAG